TGCAATAATTCAGGCAACGGCAGGTAGCCCCAGCGAATGGCTTTTTCGAGCAAAAATGACACCGGACTATGCGGCTCACTTTGGCGGAAATAATCGGATATTTCGCGTAACAGATGAAACGCGACATCACGATTCATGCTGTTAGTTTTGGCTGTCTGGGACAGGTTACCTGTCCCTAATGTCATGGGCGCTGCGGCTTCAACCGAAGAAGCAACGGTTTGGCTAACTCCACTTGATTCAGGCTGTTCAACGCGGCTCGATTCCAAGGCTTGATCTTGAGTTTCAGGAGCAGAAGCAACGGCTTTCAATTCAACCTTAACGCCCGTCAACTGCTGCAGCGCTGCGCTATACTTGGTCATCAGCCCTTTAACAAAATTGAAATTCGGACTGGCCACCCCAAGAGAATTCGCTTTCTCACGTGTTAAGCCAGCTAACCGCCCAATTTGCTCAAGACACAGCGTTAAGTTATTCAGCTTTTGATTAATTTGCGCTCGCTCGTGTCCGACGTGCGCGCTCGCTTGTTGCTTAAGTTGATTCAACTCCCCTTTACGTTCTGCACTCTGGTAGTCGTAAAAAGAAATATCGCCTACCAACGGCTGAAAGAGCATCGGCGCATAAAGCAAGCTGCTCTCTTCACTGTCACCCAACAGCTGAAAAAACGCCTTCACTTTGGCTTCATATTGCTCCGCAGCGCGACCTGCTTCACCGTCACTCTTAAGCTTACTTTCCGGTAACACTGGGTTAAGCGCATCCCACTGTTGCTCGACGAGATCGCCCAGCCAAACTAAGGTATTTGACAGAGCATCGAGTTGTTCATCAAGTACCACTTGTGACGCCATGAACCAACTCACCAACTCAATATCACGAGTCACCGTTTGAAACTGCTTCAACAGAGATTGCGATAACTGTTCCCAATTTTCGTGATTCTGCTCTTGTAGTATTTCGCGTTCTTCTGCACTTGGATTTTGGCTTAATTTACGCATAGAAGTTTGCGCAACATTAAATTCATTGCGAAGAGGACGAAACGCGCCTTTGTCAGACTTTAAGTAAACGCCACACACGGCATCATCTTGAATTGGAGACATTAGCTCCGATATATATTTTTTACTGAACAACATACGCGATAATCTTGTAGTGAATACTTACTTGAGCAATAAGAAAATTAAAGGTACAGAGATCAACAAAGGCTCTAGGGAGCCGAGTCGAACCCAGGGAGATATTAAACCCCGCCTAAATAAACGCCAATATAACTGTAAATTTTGTGATATTAAATCCAAATAAACAGGACGTAACCCAATAAGAATCTACAAATTTAGACGACACTAAATTAGAGTTAATCTAGCTAAATAGGAGGATTAAAAATAACTTAACATTAATCGAATGTTATAAATTATATCTTTTGAACTACTAAAAAAAAAGACCCGATTCTGTATTTATATAAATACAACATCGTACCTAATATATATCATGATTCGCTAAAAAATCGTAAACCATTGATTAATAAGCACAGCAAACAATTGCAAATGTAACTAAATATTTCTCATCTTACCAGATAGGTATCTTAGCGAACCAAGATCAAGTGAACTTAATTGCACTGAAATTAATTATTCCGATTTGTTAAATATATATATGTTCCAAATTTGTTAATTTAGTGCTTTTACTCTATTCGCACATTACAAAGATAGGACAAATAATTACTTTACTTTCTACTAAAGTAATTATAAAAAGGCGAGGTTAATAATATATACGGTGATAAATACAATAAATATGGAACTCATTTTGGGATATTTATTCATTGTTTAATTTTGCTTCCGTGAACGCTCTACTATGTTATTACTTGCATCTAGTATATACCTTTAATGCCCACTTTAAAGGTATTGATATTTATTAAAGAACGCGGTGGTTATGCCAAATAGTGAAATAAAGAATGAGACTCGCCCGCTCACAGCCAAACTGTCAGACGGTAAAACTTATATCGTGACACACTTAGAGTGCGAAGAACGCCTCTCTCACGGTGTAACCATGTCTTTTACTATTGCATCTAACAAGCAAATTTCGAGCAAACCTCTAGGTAAACCTCTTTGCATACGCTATAAACAAGCCAGCGAAACTCGCCAGTTTTTAGGCCTTGTTTCCAGTATTGAGTTGATGAGTCATAGTGAAGAGAAATCTCTCTATTTCTACCAAGTACAAGCGGTTGACCCGCTATCACTATTAGCATATCGCCATAATCGCCAGATATTTCAAAATCTGACAACCAAGCAAATTATCGAAAAAGTCATCGGTGATTCTGACTTCAAAAGCTATTTCAAATTTTCTATTTCTGGCAATGGTCAAAAACACGAATATTGCGTGCAACTTGACGAGAGTGATCTTGCGTTTATGCAACGTTTACTTTCTGCTGAAGGCTGGCACTATCATGTCGAACACAGTGATAGCAAACCTATCGTCACTATTGCTGATTCTAACCAATCATTTAAGGCGATTGAACGCAGTACTATCGCCTTTCAAAATGGCCTCCCAGATCCAGAAAGAGTCCTGAATCATTGGCAGCATAAAGCTCAAATCACGACCTCAAAATTATGTCTAGCGGATCATAGCCAAGAATTGGCTGAAGTCTTTGACAGTGGTGAACGAAAAAGCGCAGCAGACGACACAATCAAATCGTTGGAAGACTATCGCTACGGCCAAGGGTTTGGTGACAAAAGTGTCATTCGCAAAGCTGCGAAGATCCAAATGGAAGCCCATGATGCCCTGCAAAGCATCGCAACGTCTCAGTCCTCAATCAGTGCTTTGGCCTGTGGCAAACGCTTCAAATTAAGCGATCACCCGGTTTCATCGTTCAATCAAGACTACTTCATCATCAAGATTGTGCATTCGGTAACGTGTGATGAGTCGGGCCAACAAACCCACTATAACAACCACTTTCAAGCCGTTAGTTACGCAACACCGTTTCGCCCAGGTGTCATTGATAAGCCCCATGCTAATGGTATCCATACCGCGACCGTCACTGGCCCTAACGGGGAAGAGATCTACCGAGACAAAGTTGGCCGTATTAAAGTTCACTTTCACTGGGACCGAGACGGAAAGCCAGACGAAAACTGTTCATGTTGGTTGCCCGTCTCGCAAGGCGCGGCCAGTAAAGGGTTTGGTATGCAATTCATTCCACGAATTGGTGATGAAGTACTGGTTCAATACATAGATGCCAATCCAGATAGGCCAATTGTCGTCGGTTCAATTTACAATAAAGCCAATAGCACGCCATACTCCTCAGCGACTCAAGCAGGAATAAAAACTCGCTCGACGCCGAAAGGCAGCAGTAAACAAGGCAACGAATTACGCTTTGAAGATCAAAAAGACAAAGAGCAGGTCTTTTTGCACGCAGAAAAAGACTGGTTGCTCGATGTAAATAACGATTCAACATCAACAATTAAGGGCAAGGCGCTCACACAAGTTGAAAAAACACTCGATGTATCCAGCAAAGAAGCGTTCACCGTTAAAAGTGAAAAAACTCTGACCACCAATGCAAAAGATGATCTCTCGGCAGCAAGCGACAAAAACATTAACCTCGATGCCGGGTCCAACGCCTCGGTTACTGCAAAATCTGCCGTAAAAGTTGACGGGAGCAGTATCTCAATTACGGGCAAGAGCAAAATTGAACTCAAAGTTGGCGCAAGTAAAATTGAAATCAGTGCCAGTGGTATAAAAATAGATGCGCCTCAGGTTTCGATCAGCGGAAAAGCCAAAGCAGAAATGAAAGCCGCAATGGTGACCGTTGAAGGGCAAGGAAAAGCGGACGTTAAAGCCGCGATGGTGAGTATTAATGGAAGTGCCATGACCCAGGTTAAAGCGGGTGCGATGGTTCAAATTCAAGGGGCAATTGCAAAGGTAAACTAATGAAGTTAATAAAAATCCCTTATGAAAATGCAAAGCAGATCTTCTCATTCTATGACGCTAACAACGAAATCTGCCAACTCGCAACCGATGGCATGTCACCTTACGAATTGATTCAATTGGCAATCGACGAAGAACTTTACGCGGATGCCATTACTTACCTTGCACACGGAATGCCCGTCAGAGAAGCGATTTGGTGGGCCAGTTGCTGTGCCAGCCAACGTCAAGATTGGAACGAACAAGAATTAGATGCCATTCGTGCGGCCAAAGCCTGGGTTCATACTCCGGATGAAACCAGTCGGCGATTTGCAGAGACGATGGCAGAAAGCGCCACATTGGATACTGGCGCTGGCTGGGTAGCACAAGCGGCATTTTGGAGTGGCGGCAGTATGACCAGCCCGAAAGATCCGATTGTTCCGCCTCCTGCCTATTTATATGCACAAGCCGTCGCGGGAAGCATTAACCTCACCGCTGTTTTGCCTGATGGTGAAGAGGCAAAGCAACGTTACAAAAGCTATTTCGACATTGGTTTTAACATCGCCCAAGGCGGAAACGGGGAAATTTAGGATAATACTATGTTACCAGCAGCTCGAGCCACCGACATGCATATGTGCCCGATGCAAACTCCGGCAATCGTTCCCATTCCACACGTCGGCGGCCCATTATTACCAATGCCAAGTACTGTGCTTATTGGTAACCTTCCGGCCGCAACCTTAGGCCAAATGTGCGTGTGCGTCGGACCTCCAGATAGCGTTGTAAAAGGCAGTGCGACGGTACTTATCAATAATAAACCAGCAGCTCGCATGGGCGATCTGACTGCTCATGGCGGCACGATCATTATGGGAATGCCTACGGTACTCATTGGCGGATAGTCTCTTCCCTATCTCGCCTTCACCATCGATGAATTTGGTCACTCTTTATCGTTCGGTGGCGAGAGAAATATGCCGATTTGTTGCTTTAGCGATAAACGCTTGTCTTGCGCAGCTTGCAACATATCTCGCCACTCAGAGAAGGTTACGGTAATCGGATTATCGCTGTTTACTGGCTTAGTAATTCCGTAGCGTACTGCCTCAACTTCTGGTGCGAAGGTACCGAAGATTTTGTCCCAAATGATCAGTACACCAGCGTAGTTTTTGTCGATATATTGCGGGTTTTTCCCATGATGCACTCTGTGGTGCGATGGCGTATTAAAAACTAGCTCAATCAAACCTAATGAGCGAACCCACTGCGTGTGGACAAAGAACTGCAACCCTAGGTTGAGTAGTACCGCAAAAATCACCCATTTCGGCTCGAAGCCCAAGATGACCAGAGGGACCCAAAATAGCCACATTCCCGCAATGGGATACATTAAGCTTTGGCGAAATGCGGTGCTAAAGTTCATTCGCTCTGAACTGTGATGGGCGACATGAGCGGCCCACATCCAGCGTATTCTATGACTTGCCCGATGAAACCAGTAATAGCAGAAGTCTTGTAAAATGAGCAGAGTGATAAACGACGTCACGTTCATTTCGATCTCTAATAGCTTCCAACCAAATAGCCACATATAGAGTTTTACTATGAGTAGTCCTGTCAGTAGATCGGCAAGTTGATGCATTCCCGCCAGCGAGAAGTTACATAACACTTCGGGCAATTTATAGGCTGAATTTTCTGGCAGTTTCCCCCGTCTTTGGCCAATAAAGTATTCTGCTAACATCAAACCGACAAACAGTGGGGCAAGCAGCATGAGCAGCCACTCTGGATGATCAATAATTGTTTGAAATTCCATTCTAATCTCCGAAAAAGAGTTACCACTTGGCAAAGTGATCTTCAGTTAGCCCGAGTACGTTGTTCAGCTCGTGCTTTGCCCCATCGGTGTCGATAATAAAACCGCTAAAGTGACCGATAAATTGGCGAAAGTTGCTCTTAAGTAGCAGTAAGTTGAGTTTTTCGCTGCGTTGGTTGAGTGGCGTAAAATGAAGCTCGAGTCGACCATCCTCTGAGTGGATGTGCCAACCTTGCTCGATATAGTCACGATCGAAGGTAAAGTGGACAGGATTAAGTAAGTGCCTACGGCCATCTACCCATAACGCATTTTCGCAGCTCCCGGTTTCGTTAACGCCTGCGGCCAAGTTTAGGCCCAATAGGCTGCCGTCAATTTGAGTGCTGAGACTTGCCCATCTCCAACTTGTCTCACGGCGCATATAGCCTGCTGAGAAGTCGTAGCCTGCCAAGGCATCTTCCAGTTCAATAACGACATCATCCACTTTTAGCGAGCCCTTTACTGAAAGCGCGTTATGTTTTTGGGTGTACGTCCAGCCTGAGTATGCAGTAGGCGTACAGACTGACAATGGCATGCTTCCATCGCTTGGCTGTAAGTGAACGTCTAGCTCTAGGTGCTTGCCGTTCGCTTGTACGCGCCAAAGACCTTGTTTGATTTCAAAACGCAGTTTGTTTTGACCCATATGGCTATCCCCTGAATAGGAAGAACTTGCCATTTTCTTACCAAATGACAGCGGCCTTAGCCAAGTCTTCTCAATGAGGGCATCATTTTCTATATCGTAGACGTAGCAAAATGAAGAGCCCAGATAACGAATATCAGCAATGGCAACACCAATGAGATATCGCTCGGTTCTTAGGCTCACAAACTGAAACTGTTTATAGTGGAAATATTTAGCCAGCTTGCCTGCGCTCTTATCCATACAATTTCTGTAGTCAAACCTCTGGGCGTTAATGTTTTCTGGAATGCCATCGAAGTGACCATAGATAGGCTTACCGTCTATCGAAATTAAACTCTCAGGAGCAGGACGTGTAGAAATCATAATTTTCTTTACAAATAGTTAACACTTACGTCAGTTTGATCTAATCTAGGCATTAATATCAGGTCATTATCGGACATAAAGTGATTGGTGATCACGAACATGGCTGAATGGGTCTGTATGGAGGGCAAAAAAACAGGGTGTCTTTACGATGGAAGTTGTCGCGGAATACCGGTCTACAGACTATCGCCATCAATTGGGGGTAATGGATATCGCCTTATTGTTAGAGGCGGTTGAGGGCCTTGGATTTAAACCTACCGCAATGTTGCAGGAGATTGGGTTAGGAGAGCTAGATTGGCAGGCTGAAAGCGCTCAAATGACTTATGCCGATAAGTTGATGCTATTTCGCAATATAAATCGTCACTTTCAGGGCTTGGGCGTTGGCTTGCTGGTGGGAGAGAGAGCAAAGCTAAATCACTTTGGCATTTTAGGCTATGCGATATTGAGTAGCCGAACTGTAGAACAGGCGATAACCACGGGGTTTAAATACCTGAACCTCAATGGGCCGGTTTTTTCAGTTAAAGTTATAAAGGACGATCAAACTGCAGCGATTGTGTTGGAAAATGTGCTCGATATCGGTGATTTGCTGCCGTTCTGTAGCGAGTATTTTTATAGTGCCATTGCCTCTTTATTCGAAGAGCTAACAGGTGAAGTTCTTGCCGTTCGCTCATTGACTGTCCCTTACCCTAAAACGGATTACAGCCAGAAGTACAATGAACGGTTTGGTTGTCGCACCCAGTTTGAAGCAACAAGCCTTAAGCTTAGTTTTGATTCTTCACTGCTATCGATGCCCCTTAAGACTCATAACGCAGATATGCTGAATAATTATCTTCAGTCATGTGAGTCGGTTATGGCTGCGTTGCAATCTCCTTACCTACTGACGAATCAAATTAATGCGATCTTATACATGAGTACGGGTAATTTCCCTTCGATAGAACTGATCGCCGTTCAGTTTGGTTGCTCGCCGCGCACGTTGAGAAGAAAGCTTGAGCAGAATCAAACGAGCTATCAGAATCTAGTGAGTGAAGTGCGTGCTGATATCGCCAAAGAATTTTTAATCCAGACTAAGTTGACGATTGAAGAGATGGCGTTTCGGCTCGGGTACAGTGATACCGCCAACTTTCGTCGATGGTTTAAGCGCTGGACAGGTATGACTCCGCAACAATTTCGTGGGGGCAGGTAAAAAAGCCAGCGAGTTTAGGTACTCACTGGCTTTTGTCCTTTTTTCATTCTAAATACAGAGATTAAGCGTACTTGAGCTCTACAGCGTCTGCTTTATGAAAAGCATCGTGGGTAGCGAGTTGCTCAGCGTAACGTTTTAAATTAGCGAAGTGCTCAATAGAGCCATTGTTGACTAGGTTCTCGACAATGAATGACATCATGATATCCGCCCCTGAGAGCGTTTCTTCTACCAAGTAGGTTTTACCCACTAAGCTTTGGTCAAAGTAACTCAGTACTTTCATGGTCTCTGCATCCGCGTAGTCCGCTAAAAAGTTAGTTTCACAACCATCTTTAGTGACAAACAGCTTTAATAGCAGCGGTAACATCGCCGAACTTTCCGCAAAGTGCAGCCATTGTGAATATTCAGTATACGCTTGCGTACCACGCTCTGGTGATAGCGCTCCCTTGCCGTATTTGTCGATCAGGTATTCGGTAATTGCCCCCGACTCCGTCACCACTAGATCACCGTCTTCAAGCACGGGTGACTTACCCAAAGGATGCACGCTCTTTAACTCAGGTGGCGCAAGAAAAGTGACACTGTCTCTTTGGTATGGCGTAATTTGGTAATCTAACTCAAGCTCTTCCAGCAACCAAATAATGCGTTTAGAACGAGATTTATTTAAATGGTGTAAAGTAATCATTGCCGTTGTCCTTATTTTGGTTGGTTCACTTGAATAACAAGCTTGCCGAAGTTTTTGCCTTCTAGCAGACCCATAAAGGCTTCTGGTGCTTGCTCTAAACCATCGACTAGGTGCTCTCGGTATTGCATCTTACCTTGTGCAAGCCACTCACCCATTTCTTGCGCAAACTCGCCATAACGGTGAGCGTAGTCATCAAATATGATGAAACCTTGCATTTTAATTCGTTTCACTAACAGCGCGCCCATCAGAGAAGACATGCGATCAGGGCCTTCAGGTAATGCTGTTGCATTGTATTGAGAAATCAAACCACACAGTGGCACGCGAGCCGCCGTATTCAATAGCGGTAGAACCGCATCAAACACTTTACCGCCTACGTTCTCAAAATAAACATCGATGCCGTTGTCACAAGCGGCCGCCAATTGCTCGGCAAAGTCTTCTGCTTTATGGTCAATACACTCATCAAAGCCCAGTACCTCTTTTGCGTAACGGCATTTTTCTTCGCCACCAGCAACACCAACCACACGGCAGCCTTTTAACTTACCAATTTGACCCACTGTTGCGCCTACTGCGCCAGTCGCCGCAGCAACCACGAGTGTTTCACCTGCTTTAGGAGCACCAATATCAAGCAGACCCATGTAAGCGGTAAACCCAGGCATACCCATGATGCCTAGTGCGAACGATGGATGAGCAGGGTTCTGACCGAGCTTAATTAACCCTTCGCCATTTGATACCCCATAGTCCTGCCAACCTGTGTAAGCTAAAACCCATTCGCCTACTGGAAAGTCAGCATTATTCGACGCTTCCACCTGACACACTGTTGCGCCAACCATGACGTCATCAAGCTCCACTGGATCGGCATAAGATTTGGCAGCGCTCATGCGCCCACGCATATATGGGTCTAATGACAAATAGATGCTTTTCAGTAACATTTCGCCGTCAGCAATACTTGGAATTTCAGCTTGTTCAATGCGAAAATCAGCTTGAGTGGGTGCGCCAACAGGGCGAGAAGCCAGTACAACGCGACGGTTAGTAACTTGAGTCATTGGATTATTCCTTTATGTCGTTATTGACCAATCTTCATAAATTAGACCAGTCGTCTAGTGTTCATTTCAAAAAATCCCGCCGTATTAAACAGCGGGTATTATGTTTGTTATCTGGTTGAGCTACTTATCGTGCTTATCGGATAGCCATTACTTATCGGACAGAAAGTGCTTGGTTGTCACCAAGGCTTGCTCTAAGCCGGTTTGATTTTGGTTCAACTTACTCATTAAGCTTGCCCCTAACCATAAGTGATAAATGGTGGCGGCCATTGACTCACTGTCTAAGGCTTTAATTGAGCCATCCTCAATGCCACTTTCTAAGCACTGACTAATGGTCGATATCACTTTATTGGCACCCAATAGTAAAGACTCTCGCATCGTTGGCGACAAGTCTGACACTTCGGCGCTGAGTTTTACCACTAAGCACTTATGGGCATTGCAGCTGCCATTCTCAATATTCAGCCAACGGCCAAAATACGCAAGTAGACGCTCACGACCATTACCGTCTCCCAATACTAAAACACCATTAATGCGTTCTAAGTATTGATGAAAGTAGTCTTCAATTAACGCCTCACCAAATTGCTCTTTCGATTTAAAGTAGTGATAGAAAGACCCTTTGGGTACATCAGCGGTTTTTAATAGTTCAGACAAACCAACACTGGTAAAGCCTTTTGCTACCACAAGCTGGTAGCCGACATCCAATATATGCTGGCGTGTATCGTTGATTTTTGTATTCATAAGCCAACTGTAACCAAAATTAGACCAGTCGTCTAGTGATAATTATTGTGGCCGTTATTTGGCCTTACCCAGAGTTAACGTAACGCCCACCATCGGCTTATTGCTGTCTGTCTTTGAGATCGGAAAAAGACTACAATGCGCGCCTTACAGAGCAAGTGATCATGAGCCAATGAAAGAACGTAAACTGGGCAAACGACTAAAAAAAATTGAAGCCATGGTAGAGTCTGGTTACCAGCACATCTGGGATTGCTGCTGCGATCACGGGCAACTAGGAGGCGCTTTACTGACTCGAAAAGCAGCCAAAATGGTCCATTTTGTTGACATCGTCCCTAACCTGATCGAAGAGTTAACCAATAAACTCAACCAATTGATGGTAAAACAGGAAGCCCCTCATTGGCAGACTTACTGCTTGGACGTCACCAAAATTCCTGTTGCGAGCAAGCAAGGAAAGCAGCTTATTATCATTGCAGGCGTTGGCGGTGATCTCATGACGCATTTGGTTCAAGAAATCACACTGAACAATCCCGATATTGAACTCGATTTCCTACTTTGCCCTGTTCACCACAATCACACATTAAGGCGCGCATTAAACAAATTAGATTTACGATTGAAAAAGGAAGTACTGGTAGAAGAGAATCGCCGGATCTACGAAATTTTATTCGTTACAAAGGCTCTGAAACAAGACCAACACTTACCGAAAATAAGCGCTGTTGGTGAGCAAATCTGGCAAACCGAATCGTTAGAGCAACGCCGTGTAGCAACACGCTACCTTGCCACTACTCTCGCCCATTACCAACGAATGATGGCAGGAAAAAAGCAAGATATCGAGCCCATTTTTCACGCTTACCAGCAAGTCAGCATATCGGAACTATAGTCTCTATTTAAAAATCACTCTGTATAAAAAAAGCGGCTTAATAAGCCGCTTTCAATCATTCAAAAATCACAGTTAACACTGATTAGTCCAGTTCAACCAAGTTCTTTTCAAATACTTCGTGTTGAGATTTCACTTCATCGCTTGGTTCACCGCTGATCTTACTGACAACAATGATTGCAATTGTCGAGAAGATGATGCCCGGTACGATTTCGTACACATCAAACCAACCGCCTGTCAGTTGCTTCCAAACCACGATGGTAATACCACCAATAACAATACCAGCAAGTGCGCCATTACGGTTCATACCAGACCAGTATAGGCTTAGAACAATAGCAGGACCAAACGCAGCACCGAAGCCAGCCCAAGCGTAAGAAACCAAACCAAGAACTGAGCTATCAGGATTCATAGCAAGGAACAACGCAACCAGTGACAAGCCAATAACCGCAACACGACCAACCATAACAACTTGTTGTTGGGTCGCATCTTTATTGAATACTTGTTTGTAGAAGTCTTCTGCTAGTGCCGATGAAGACACCAACAATTGGCTATCTGCTGTACTCATGATGGCCGCTAAGATAGCTGCAAGTAAAATACCTGCAATGACTGGGTGGAACATCGCGTTAACAAGCAACATGAAGATTTTCTCTCCATCGGCCAGTTCACCACCGGTTTTGGTTGTGTAAATTAAACCAACCAAGCCGACTAGCATTGCGCCAAACATAGAAAGACCGGTCCAGATCACCGCGATACGGCGAGCCGTCGTCAAATCTTTGTTGCTACGAGTCGCTTTAAAACGCGCCAAGATATGTGGCTGACCGAAATAACCTAGGCCCCAAGCCGCAAGTGAAATGATCGCAATAGCGGTAAGTGGCTCACCTTTCGTGTCATTCCACAACGTGAGTAGCTCTGGGTTAATCGCGCTGAGATCCGATGTTAACTGGCCAAAACCACCGTCCATCGCCGCCAATGGGACAATCAGCAGCGCCGCTGACATCAGTAGACCTTGTACTAAATCAGTCCAAGATACCGCAAGGAAACCACCAAATAGCGTATAAGATACGACACAGACCGTGCCTATCACTACGGCGATGCTGTAATCAAGACCAAATACCGTTTCAAACAATTTTCCGCCTGCTACCAAACCTGAACTGGTATAAAAGAGGAAGAACAAAAGGATAAAGAACGCAGAAATCGTTTGAATCAATTTCGAATTATCTTGGAATCGACGCGACAAGAACTCTGGCAGAGTCAAAGCATCCGTCGTAATACTGTAGGTACGCAGTCTTTTGGCATTAATAAACCAGTTTGCCCAAGTACCAATTAATAGGCCACCCGCTAACCAAAATGCTTCAAAGCCGGCCGCGTAAGCATAACCTGGTAGCCCAAGTAGCAACCAGCCACTCATATCTGATGCGCCAGCAGACAAAGCCGCAGGCCATGGACCTAATGAACGACCACCCAAAAAGTAGTCACTTGAACTTGATGTACGCTTATAAGCAATCACGCCGATCGCTAGCATACCGATTAAGTACGCAATAAAAGTACCGGTAATAGCAAAGCTATTCTCGATCATGGTTTTCTCCTCATTTTATAATAATGGCTCTTCCGTGAACCTCCGCCCGTAAGCGGAGGCTTTTAGAAAGATGGTCAGTGGCCGTCGCTCCCAAGCTCTAGCAAGGTTGCATTACCGCCTACTGCCGTAATATTGATGGTGCGCGTTCGTTCTGTTACAAAGCGCAAAGCGAGAACCGTATCTAAAGCGGTAGGTAGCCCCACCAAATCGGTCTCACTAATAAACGAAACAATCGCGCCACTCCGTTGTGACAAACTGCGATTTAAATTAATTGCCTCACTTTCGCCCCCCACAAAACCTACGCAGCGCACATCGCACTCCAATAAGCTTTGCGCTGCATCTACCGGCACAATTTGAACCAAATTGGTTGGCAACGTTGCCCCTACAGATGCACTACTAAGTAAAGCATTAAGCTCTTCATCGTCGCTTGCGACCACGACGCTATTGCCGGCCAATAAGCTACACGTCAATTGTGCAATTAACGCTTGTTGCGCCTGCTGGCCTATTTCGTCTTGAATTAATAAACTCACTCCGCGTCCTGCGATGTAAAGTTCATTCGTTTCGCCAGTTGGACCTGGCATTAAATGGCAAGGGGATAAAATGGCATCCCCTTGTTCCAAATGAAAAGTCATCACCTTGGCAATCGATAGGTCATGAAGCGCTACTTCGTTTTTAAGCGCCATCACGGTATCGCTGCGTTGTTGATAACCGGTTATGTTCCAATTTTCCCACACTGAGTAGGCATCAGAAAAACACGTAACTTGATGAACCATAATGCTTCTCCTTATGCATAAACCGGTTGAGTAAATCGGAATAAATAGTGCGGACCGCCCGCTTTAGGCCCCGTGCCCGATAGACCTTGACCACCAAATGGTTGTACGCCAACAACCGCACCGACTTGGTCTCGGTTGATGTAGCAGTTACCGACACGGACATGTTTTTCAATCCAGCGGTAGGTCGTTTCGTTTCGGCTGTGGACACCCATAGTCAAACCAAAACCTGTTTGGTTAATCTCATCGACCACTTTGGCAATTTCATTCGCCTTAAAGCGAACAACATGCAAAATTGGGCCAAAATGCTCTTTGCTTAACGCCGCGATACTGTCAATTTCAAA
This DNA window, taken from Vibrio tapetis subsp. tapetis, encodes the following:
- a CDS encoding ImpA family type VI secretion system protein; this encodes MLFSKKYISELMSPIQDDAVCGVYLKSDKGAFRPLRNEFNVAQTSMRKLSQNPSAEEREILQEQNHENWEQLSQSLLKQFQTVTRDIELVSWFMASQVVLDEQLDALSNTLVWLGDLVEQQWDALNPVLPESKLKSDGEAGRAAEQYEAKVKAFFQLLGDSEESSLLYAPMLFQPLVGDISFYDYQSAERKGELNQLKQQASAHVGHERAQINQKLNNLTLCLEQIGRLAGLTREKANSLGVASPNFNFVKGLMTKYSAALQQLTGVKVELKAVASAPETQDQALESSRVEQPESSGVSQTVASSVEAAAPMTLGTGNLSQTAKTNSMNRDVAFHLLREISDYFRQSEPHSPVSFLLEKAIRWGYLPLPELLQDMMAEQQGDQLNQIFNAAGLNHLDQVLLPDVEIVATDIKNNSTPVAPVIEPEPVSVERQVSESSTADTPLKQQSEKPSPSGSTALRW
- a CDS encoding type VI secretion system Vgr family protein, producing MPNSEIKNETRPLTAKLSDGKTYIVTHLECEERLSHGVTMSFTIASNKQISSKPLGKPLCIRYKQASETRQFLGLVSSIELMSHSEEKSLYFYQVQAVDPLSLLAYRHNRQIFQNLTTKQIIEKVIGDSDFKSYFKFSISGNGQKHEYCVQLDESDLAFMQRLLSAEGWHYHVEHSDSKPIVTIADSNQSFKAIERSTIAFQNGLPDPERVLNHWQHKAQITTSKLCLADHSQELAEVFDSGERKSAADDTIKSLEDYRYGQGFGDKSVIRKAAKIQMEAHDALQSIATSQSSISALACGKRFKLSDHPVSSFNQDYFIIKIVHSVTCDESGQQTHYNNHFQAVSYATPFRPGVIDKPHANGIHTATVTGPNGEEIYRDKVGRIKVHFHWDRDGKPDENCSCWLPVSQGAASKGFGMQFIPRIGDEVLVQYIDANPDRPIVVGSIYNKANSTPYSSATQAGIKTRSTPKGSSKQGNELRFEDQKDKEQVFLHAEKDWLLDVNNDSTSTIKGKALTQVEKTLDVSSKEAFTVKSEKTLTTNAKDDLSAASDKNINLDAGSNASVTAKSAVKVDGSSISITGKSKIELKVGASKIEISASGIKIDAPQVSISGKAKAEMKAAMVTVEGQGKADVKAAMVSINGSAMTQVKAGAMVQIQGAIAKVN
- a CDS encoding DUF6931 family protein yields the protein MKLIKIPYENAKQIFSFYDANNEICQLATDGMSPYELIQLAIDEELYADAITYLAHGMPVREAIWWASCCASQRQDWNEQELDAIRAAKAWVHTPDETSRRFAETMAESATLDTGAGWVAQAAFWSGGSMTSPKDPIVPPPAYLYAQAVAGSINLTAVLPDGEEAKQRYKSYFDIGFNIAQGGNGEI
- a CDS encoding PAAR domain-containing protein; translation: MLPAARATDMHMCPMQTPAIVPIPHVGGPLLPMPSTVLIGNLPAATLGQMCVCVGPPDSVVKGSATVLINNKPAARMGDLTAHGGTIIMGMPTVLIGG
- a CDS encoding sterol desaturase family protein, translating into MEFQTIIDHPEWLLMLLAPLFVGLMLAEYFIGQRRGKLPENSAYKLPEVLCNFSLAGMHQLADLLTGLLIVKLYMWLFGWKLLEIEMNVTSFITLLILQDFCYYWFHRASHRIRWMWAAHVAHHSSERMNFSTAFRQSLMYPIAGMWLFWVPLVILGFEPKWVIFAVLLNLGLQFFVHTQWVRSLGLIELVFNTPSHHRVHHGKNPQYIDKNYAGVLIIWDKIFGTFAPEVEAVRYGITKPVNSDNPITVTFSEWRDMLQAAQDKRLSLKQQIGIFLSPPNDKE